ATATCGCTTCTTATTCGCCAAAAGAATTAGCTTTAAAACGATCCGTTTTAAATCAATCTTTTTCATTTCCTTATAGTTTTAAAGCCATAGAGATTATTGAAATGGGTTTATATTCTTATGAGCTTGAGTATAAAAAGAAAAAAGAACTCTTAGCTTATATTATTAATAAACTGGACATCTCATCCTTAGAATACAAAGATTATCAAGTACTTTCGGGTGGGGAGCAGCAAAAAGTACAATTAGCAAGAGTAGTGCTTCAAATTTATGTAAGCCCTTTAAAAGAAAAATATCTTTTTTTGGATGAACCCACTTTGAATTTAGATATTTATTACCAGTACAAAATTTTAGAATTAAGCAAAGAACTGGTTAAAGACTTAGGCATTGGAGTTTGTGCAATTTTACATGATTTAAACCAAGCCTATCACTATTCAAATGAAATTATTATGATGAAAGAAGGAGAAATTAAATACAAAGGAAAAACAAAAGAAATATTAAACAGTGAACATATTTATGAAATATTTCATGTAAAAAGTGATTTTATTTATTCAAAAACATTAAATAAAACAATTTTAGTGAATTCTCTTTAATGATTAAGAGAATCATTATTAATTAAATATTATAATTCAACAAATTAATTAATAATTAGTATATTTATTTTCAATTTCTTAAATCTTATTGAAAATATATCAATATTAATTATCAAAATTAGTATCAAAAGGAAAGCAGAATGAAAAAATTACAAAGTATTGTATTAAGTACAATTCTATCATCTACATTATTACAGGCAAATAATTTAGAAAAAGTTATAGTTACAGCAAAAACTAAACAAAACGTGGAAACAACAGCAGGCAGTATTACTGTTATTACCCAAGAGCAAATTAAACAAATGCATGTATCTTCTGTACAAGATATTTTAGTACAAACCGTAGGTGTAAGTTTGGGAGTAAATTCAAGTTCAATATCAGGAAGAGAATCTATTTCAATTAGAGGGGCTCAAAGTAAACATACCCTTATACTAATTGATGGTAAAAGAATTTCAGGAACAGATGCACAAATTTCTCACTCAGATTTTCAATACAATTGGGTACCAATTAACAGTATTGCAAAAATAGAGATTATTAGAGGCCCTATGAGTTCAATCTATGGTTCAAAAGCAATTGGAGGAGTAATAAATATTATTACCAAAAAATCCAATGAAAATTTTCATGGAGGAATTTCACTTTTAGGAGCAAACAGTTCAGCCAATGGTGGAAATGAAAGAGATATTTCTTTAAATTTAGGAGGTAAAATTTCTAAGAAATTAAAACTTTCTTTAGCTGCTGAAAACAAAGAAATAAAAGCAACATACAAAAAAAGTGATAATACAAAAATTCTAAGAGAAGGAAAAAAAATAAAAAACATTCTTTTAGATTTGGATTATAAGATTGATAATACTCAAAATATTTCTGCTTCTTATTTAAGAGGAAAAGAAATTAGAAGCAATACTGTTACACCTGGACATACAGGAATTACAACATTTTACGATGAATACTATGAGATAAACAAAACAAATTATTCCCTTGCTTATAAAAAGAACTTTTCAGATCTTACTATGGACATTAAATATTATATTAATCAATCTGATTCCCATACAGATCAATATAATTATACACATGAATTAAAAGACAGTGTTTTAAATACTGAATTTGCTATAGATATATTTGATAATCAATTCATTATTGCAGGATTAGAGTACAGAACAGAAGCATACGATAAAGTATATGATACAAGTTCTACTGGTGATTTTAGTGATAAAATTTCTTACAAGTCTGCTTATGTACAAGATGAAATTGAAGTTAATGATGCTTTAGTTTTAACGCTTGGCACACGTTATGATAAACATGAACGTTTTGGAGCAGAACTAAGTCCAAAAGCTAATATTGTATACAGCATAAATGAAAATCATAAATTAAAAGCATCTTATGGTCATGGTTTTAATGCACCTACCGTAACGGAAAACTCATCAAGTTATAAAGTAGGCCATGGTCCTAGTACCTTTTATCAAGGTAATGACAATTTAAAAGCAGAAAAATCTGATACCTACGAACTGGGATACGAATTTTATTTTAATGATATATCTTTCAAATCAGCAATTTTTTATACAAATGTAAAAGATTTAATTTCATCTAAAGTGATTAGTACTTCTCCTACAGTTAATCAGTACTCAAACATTAATAAATCAACAATGAGTGGAATTGAACTAGAATATTCACAAAAAGACTTATTTCAAGATCTTGATGTAAGTATTGCTTATGATTATTTAAGAACAAAAAATAAAGATACCAATAAAGAATTAACAAGAAAACCAAAACAAAATGTAGCTATGAATCTATCCTATGCTCTTCCTTATGGTATTCATTCAAATATGCATCTTAATTATACAGGAAGTCAATTAGATACTTCATCTGATCCCTTAGGTGGTTATACTACTTATTCCTTACAATTTTCAAAAAACTTTACAAAAAGTTTCTCAGGAAAAGTAGGTGTTGATAACTTAAGCAATAAAATTTTAAGTGATGAGAGCGATTATAATATTAAAGGTCGTTTACTTTATGTAGGACTTGATTACAGTTTCTAAAAAATAGATAAGCTTTTGCTTATCTATTTTATGATTAAGATTATTATTATCAATACTATTATAGAATACACTTATGAAAAATAAATTCACCTTAGTTTTATGTTTTACTACTGTTATGTGTTTACATGCAAGTTTTTTTATAACTATGAAAAAAACAGAAGATAGTATAGTAATACCTAAGCAAAATATTTTTAAAATATCCTTCCAAACAAATTATCTTGAAGAAAAAAAACACATAAAAGAAGAAATAAAAAAAGAACACAGTGCTAAACTTCTTAAACAAAAAAAAGTTAGTGAAAAAAAGTTAGTGAAAAATGCAAAAAGAAAAGTAATAAAAAATATTAAAAAAGATTTTGAAGTAAAAAAAACAAATAAAGCTCCTCATAAAAAAAAGATCGTAACAAAAACACTTAAAAAAATTAATAAACAAATAATAGAAGAAAAAATGGTAAAAAATTTACTGCAAAAAACCACAAAAAAAGAAATCCTATCTTCTAACGAAAAGAAAAAAATAAAAGAAAATTATCTCTCTAAAATTCAACAAAAAATAGAAAAAAACAAACAATATCCAAAAAAAGCAAGACGTTTACAACAAGAAGGAACAGTTGTTGTAGAATTTGATATTCATAAAAATGGTAGCATTCATTCTTTATATTTAAAAACAAAATCATCTTACAAAAGATTAAATAAAGCTGCTTTATTAACCATACAACAAATCATAAAATTTGAGCCAATACCAAAAGCACTCAATAAAAAAACATTAAAAATAACGATACCCATTTCGTTTATAATCAAAAATTCTTAGGAGAATAAATGGAAATATTAGACTATATACAAAGAGGTGGAATAATAGTATATATACTAATATTTTTAAATATTCTTGGTTTTACCATCATCTTGTGGAAATTAATTGTATTTACATTAATTAAATTTAAAAAAAGACTTATTGTAGAACATATTGTAAATAAACTCTCCCTAAGTACAAATAAGTTTGAGGAACGTTCTTTTAACAATCTTCTTAACAAAGAAATTTACGACTTAGAAACAGGATTAAATACAATTAAAATAATTGCATCCATTTCTCCTTTACTTGGTTTATTAGGAACTGTTATTGGAGTATTGAACTCTTTTGATGCTATATCAAAACTAGGATTAGGAAATCCAAGTATTTTTTCAGCTGGAATCTCTATTGCGTTAATTACGACTGTAGCTGGACTTATTGTATCTATTCCTCATTATATAGCTTATAATTATTTTATTTCTTCTTTAAATAAACTTGAACACAGTATTGAAGAAAGTGTGATAAATAAACTATGAGAAAAAGAGAAATGTTAGTTCCCGATCTAACGCCTTTAATTGATGTTGTTTTTATTTTATTAATCTTTTTTATTGTTTCTTCTGTTATAAAAAAAGAGGAATTAGTCCTTAATTTATCTTTGCCCTCTTCTAGTACAAAACTAAAAGTTACAAATGTAAAAGAATTTATTATTGAACTTAAAAACAATACAATCGCATTAAATGGAAAAAAAATTAGCAAAGATATACTAAATAAAGAATTAGAAAATATTAAAAATAAAAACTCCTCTATTCAACTAAGAATAGATAAAAAAACACCTTATGAAAATCTTATAAATATTCTTGACTCTTTGCAAAAACATGAACTAAATAACATATCATTAATTACTAATAAAATTAAAAATCCATAAATATCTTAAGCACAATTTTAGTACACTCCTTAAAACTACTAAAGGCTAATTATGCAAAGAACTACTATAGAAGATGCTCAAAAAGAACTTGTTCCTTTTTTAAATAATATTCAATCTGTATTATTATCAACTGTAAACAAAGAAGGAGAACCTTTCGTTTCTTATTCTCCTTATGTTGAAGATGAAGAAGGTAACTTTTACGTATTTATTTCTACTGCTGTTAATCATTCACACAATATGAGCGCAACAGGTAAAGCACATATCATGTTTTTAGAAGATGAAAGTGTAACAGATCATATTTATGCAAGAAGAAGAATGTACTTTAAAGCAGATGCAAGTGCATTTGAGCAAAACGATGAAAGAGAAGAAAAGATTCATAACTTATTCAAAGAAAGATTTGGTGAGAAAGTATCTTTTTTCTCAATGATGAAAGATTCACGTTTTTATAAACTAAGTCCAAAAGATGGAAACTTTGTTTTAGGTTTTGGAGCGGCATATAAAATTGCAAGTGATAGAAAAAGCCTAGAATTAAATGACAAGGGTCATTCAAAGTCACATGCACATGGACTTAAAAAAGGTGAAAACAAGTAGTTATCCCCACGTTAAAGGCATTTTATATGCCTTTAGCTCTTTATTCTTATTATAATCAATTCTTAAATTTAACTTAATTTTTTCTTTTTTTCTAAAATATTCCTATTTTTCTTATTATTTTGCTGGTTAATTTTTATAAATTTTCCTATGATAAAAGAAAGGAGAATATATGACAATCCTATCTTCACAAATAGAAATGAGCTCAAAGAGTTCAAAAGAGTCAAGTATGGAAGTACAGGTAAATGCTATTCATAATTTCAAACAAGATCTTTTACAATTAAGACAAAAAGAAAGTTCGAAGGAATTACAAGCATTAAACATAGAAACAAATATGTCTGAAATAACAAACAATGAACAAAACTTAAGCATAAAAGATTATGTTCAAAAATTTCTAATAGAAATTATAATGCAAACTTTTCTGAAAAAGGATGAAAAACAAAAACTTTTTCCTCTTGATGGATCTTGTATGTGCATGCAAGAAACACAAAACGATCAAAATAATCAAAGCGCTACAGAAATGCCTGACATTGATGCAATAAAATCCTCTTTTAAGTTTGAAAGTACTATTGAATACTACAGCAAAACGACTATTGATTTTAAAAGTAGCATTGCTGTAACTAACAATGATAAAACAATCAATATAGATTTAGATATTTCTTTTACACAAGAATTTTACGAAAAACACCATACCATGCTTTCTTATGAAGAAATGGTAGTTCTTGATCCTTTAGTAATCAATTATGGCAATGATGATGCAGGCTTTGATTCTTTAAGTAATATGAGTTTTGAATTTGATTTAAACAATGATGGAGAAATGAACAATATTCCTATGCTTAAAGAAGGTATTGGTTATTTAGCTTTGGATAAAAACAATAACAATAAGATTGACAATGGAAGTGAACTCTTTGGTCCTAGTACAAATTTAGGCTT
The genomic region above belongs to Campylobacteraceae bacterium and contains:
- a CDS encoding ATP-binding cassette domain-containing protein, which produces MYEIKNLTYKIQKKSILKDISLDIKANNFLAIVGPNGCGKSSLLKSINGAITLFDGSIFLDKKDIASYSPKELALKRSVLNQSFSFPYSFKAIEIIEMGLYSYELEYKKKKELLAYIINKLDISSLEYKDYQVLSGGEQQKVQLARVVLQIYVSPLKEKYLFLDEPTLNLDIYYQYKILELSKELVKDLGIGVCAILHDLNQAYHYSNEIIMMKEGEIKYKGKTKEILNSEHIYEIFHVKSDFIYSKTLNKTILVNSL
- a CDS encoding TonB-dependent receptor — translated: MKKLQSIVLSTILSSTLLQANNLEKVIVTAKTKQNVETTAGSITVITQEQIKQMHVSSVQDILVQTVGVSLGVNSSSISGRESISIRGAQSKHTLILIDGKRISGTDAQISHSDFQYNWVPINSIAKIEIIRGPMSSIYGSKAIGGVINIITKKSNENFHGGISLLGANSSANGGNERDISLNLGGKISKKLKLSLAAENKEIKATYKKSDNTKILREGKKIKNILLDLDYKIDNTQNISASYLRGKEIRSNTVTPGHTGITTFYDEYYEINKTNYSLAYKKNFSDLTMDIKYYINQSDSHTDQYNYTHELKDSVLNTEFAIDIFDNQFIIAGLEYRTEAYDKVYDTSSTGDFSDKISYKSAYVQDEIEVNDALVLTLGTRYDKHERFGAELSPKANIVYSINENHKLKASYGHGFNAPTVTENSSSYKVGHGPSTFYQGNDNLKAEKSDTYELGYEFYFNDISFKSAIFYTNVKDLISSKVISTSPTVNQYSNINKSTMSGIELEYSQKDLFQDLDVSIAYDYLRTKNKDTNKELTRKPKQNVAMNLSYALPYGIHSNMHLNYTGSQLDTSSDPLGGYTTYSLQFSKNFTKSFSGKVGVDNLSNKILSDESDYNIKGRLLYVGLDYSF
- a CDS encoding energy transducer TonB, encoding MKNKFTLVLCFTTVMCLHASFFITMKKTEDSIVIPKQNIFKISFQTNYLEEKKHIKEEIKKEHSAKLLKQKKVSEKKLVKNAKRKVIKNIKKDFEVKKTNKAPHKKKIVTKTLKKINKQIIEEKMVKNLLQKTTKKEILSSNEKKKIKENYLSKIQQKIEKNKQYPKKARRLQQEGTVVVEFDIHKNGSIHSLYLKTKSSYKRLNKAALLTIQQIIKFEPIPKALNKKTLKITIPISFIIKNS
- a CDS encoding MotA/TolQ/ExbB proton channel family protein, whose product is MEILDYIQRGGIIVYILIFLNILGFTIILWKLIVFTLIKFKKRLIVEHIVNKLSLSTNKFEERSFNNLLNKEIYDLETGLNTIKIIASISPLLGLLGTVIGVLNSFDAISKLGLGNPSIFSAGISIALITTVAGLIVSIPHYIAYNYFISSLNKLEHSIEESVINKL
- a CDS encoding biopolymer transporter ExbD → MRKREMLVPDLTPLIDVVFILLIFFIVSSVIKKEELVLNLSLPSSSTKLKVTNVKEFIIELKNNTIALNGKKISKDILNKELENIKNKNSSIQLRIDKKTPYENLINILDSLQKHELNNISLITNKIKNP
- a CDS encoding pyridoxamine 5'-phosphate oxidase family protein, with protein sequence MQRTTIEDAQKELVPFLNNIQSVLLSTVNKEGEPFVSYSPYVEDEEGNFYVFISTAVNHSHNMSATGKAHIMFLEDESVTDHIYARRRMYFKADASAFEQNDEREEKIHNLFKERFGEKVSFFSMMKDSRFYKLSPKDGNFVLGFGAAYKIASDRKSLELNDKGHSKSHAHGLKKGENK